One stretch of Akkermansia sp. RCC_12PD DNA includes these proteins:
- a CDS encoding ferrous iron transporter B: MWRARLDAILMHKVWGALIFLGLVYLIFFLSFAIGDPLVRLVQTGTQMFSIWACRLLEPWPGLQSLLGEGVVGGVGGVLAFLPNVVLLFGAITVLENSGYMMRVSRLMSRIMKIMGLNGSSFAPLLLGFGCSVPAILSTRRIEGRNDRLVTIAILPMMSCAGRLPIYMMFVSALFPSHLQATVLFGIYAAGILLALLCARLLKNTFFKTVQRDSPHRLKKLRIPSLRKVGLLMWSRAFMYVRKAGTFILGASIILWFLNTYPRPEEGTVENAAAAMEHSYAGQIGHWMEPVTRVAGFDWKVNSALLGAFAAKEIFVTQMGILYAVQDGDSGAEAQQTLNARLKASYTPLQGISIMIFCLIALPCIGTVTVAKREAGTWWFALAQFTGLTLMGFVAATVVYQAGLLM, encoded by the coding sequence ATGTGGAGAGCAAGACTGGACGCCATACTGATGCACAAGGTATGGGGGGCGCTCATTTTCCTGGGCCTCGTTTATCTCATTTTCTTTTTGAGCTTTGCCATCGGCGACCCTCTCGTCAGGCTGGTCCAAACGGGAACACAGATGTTCAGCATCTGGGCCTGCCGCTTGCTGGAACCGTGGCCCGGTTTGCAGTCCCTGCTGGGAGAGGGTGTCGTAGGAGGCGTGGGCGGCGTCCTGGCCTTCCTGCCCAATGTGGTTCTTCTGTTCGGCGCCATTACGGTGCTGGAAAACAGCGGCTACATGATGAGGGTCTCGCGCCTCATGAGCCGCATCATGAAAATCATGGGGCTGAACGGCAGCAGCTTCGCCCCCCTTTTGCTTGGGTTCGGATGTTCGGTTCCCGCCATTCTCTCCACCAGAAGAATTGAGGGGCGCAATGACCGCCTTGTCACCATCGCCATACTTCCCATGATGAGCTGCGCGGGACGGCTTCCCATCTACATGATGTTCGTTTCCGCCCTCTTTCCTTCCCATCTGCAGGCCACTGTCCTATTTGGAATTTATGCCGCCGGCATCCTGCTGGCCCTTTTATGCGCCCGGCTACTGAAAAACACCTTTTTCAAGACCGTGCAGAGGGACTCACCCCATCGCTTGAAAAAGCTGCGCATCCCCTCCCTGCGGAAAGTAGGCCTGCTCATGTGGTCGCGCGCCTTCATGTACGTAAGGAAAGCGGGCACCTTCATTCTCGGGGCTTCCATCATCCTGTGGTTCCTGAATACATATCCCAGGCCGGAAGAGGGGACTGTGGAAAATGCGGCCGCAGCCATGGAGCATTCCTATGCCGGACAAATAGGCCACTGGATGGAACCCGTCACCAGGGTGGCGGGATTTGACTGGAAAGTGAATTCCGCACTTTTGGGAGCCTTCGCGGCCAAGGAGATTTTCGTCACGCAAATGGGGATTCTCTACGCCGTGCAGGACGGAGATTCCGGTGCGGAAGCCCAGCAAACCCTGAACGCCCGGCTGAAAGCCAGCTATACCCCGCTGCAGGGCATCAGCATCATGATTTTCTGCCTGATTGCCCTGCCCTGCATAGGAACCGTAACCGTTGCCAAGCGCGAAGCCGGCACCTGGTGGTTCGCCCTGGCTCAATTCACTGGGCTCACGCTGATGGGCTTTGTGGCGGCTACCGTCGTCTATCAGGCGGGATTGCTGATGTAA
- a CDS encoding DNA gyrase/topoisomerase IV subunit A: MTQPAHIAPASQSVEGMYADYFLDYASYVILERAVPKINDGFKPVQRRILHAMDRLDDGRYNKVANIVGDTMKFHPHGDRSIADALVGLGQKNLLIDTQGNWGNILTGDPAAASRYIEARFTPFARDVVFSPKVTEWQLSYDGRNKEPVSLPVKFPLLLAQGAEGIAVGLSSKILPHNFNELIDASIAHLRGQEFQLLPDFPTGGIMDATNYRDGERGTGRVRIRARILTESKKLLRITEIPFGVTTEILIDSIVSAAEKGKIKIARIEDNTAQHVDILIHLPAGVDPEQTKKALFAFSACEVSVSPNACVIVEDKPRFMRISDILRYNTDATKETLRQEQEIRLQELNAAWHQASLEKIFIENRIYLTIEDCETWEKVLDTIDRELRPFARKLRSPITRDDLIRLTEIKIKRISKFDAFKADQHIQQLEADIDQTQKNLNQLTRFTIRWFESLRKKYGAAYPRKTEISSFGSVNRAQVAVANETLYIDEEGFAGFGVKKGNPVCKCSTLDDVLIVDNAGVLKIVRIQDKFFAGKNPLYISIIKKGDDPVFNLIYRDGKDGPVYAKRFRIGGFTRDKEYPLTRGTKGTRIFHFSVHETEQDSEQISVNVYLKAVLKLRNLIRPFHFADMRIKNRGAQGNIITKHPVERVSRIMPAAKAGNETAEEEPSAPAGVPEPAENVSAPVEKPRPQDQARPAPDSSAEPPLEQGSLFDA, from the coding sequence GTGACTCAACCCGCCCACATCGCACCAGCGAGCCAGTCCGTGGAAGGCATGTATGCCGACTACTTTCTGGATTACGCCTCCTACGTTATTCTGGAACGGGCCGTGCCAAAAATCAATGACGGATTCAAACCCGTCCAGCGCCGCATCCTGCATGCCATGGACCGGCTGGATGACGGGCGCTACAACAAAGTGGCCAACATCGTCGGCGATACGATGAAATTCCACCCGCACGGGGACAGGTCCATCGCGGACGCCCTGGTAGGCCTGGGCCAGAAGAACCTGCTCATCGACACCCAGGGAAACTGGGGAAACATTCTGACGGGAGACCCTGCGGCGGCTTCCCGGTACATTGAAGCCCGGTTCACGCCCTTTGCCCGCGACGTGGTGTTCAGCCCCAAGGTCACGGAATGGCAGCTTTCCTATGACGGCAGAAACAAGGAACCCGTGAGCCTGCCCGTCAAATTCCCTCTTCTGCTCGCGCAGGGTGCGGAAGGTATTGCCGTGGGCCTTTCCAGCAAAATTCTGCCCCACAATTTCAACGAATTGATTGACGCTTCCATCGCCCACCTGCGGGGACAGGAATTCCAACTTCTGCCGGATTTTCCCACGGGGGGAATCATGGACGCCACCAATTACCGCGACGGGGAGCGCGGCACGGGCCGGGTACGGATACGGGCACGCATTCTTACAGAATCAAAAAAACTTCTCCGCATCACGGAAATCCCGTTCGGCGTCACCACGGAAATCCTGATTGACAGCATCGTTTCCGCCGCGGAAAAGGGGAAAATCAAAATAGCCCGCATTGAAGACAATACGGCCCAGCATGTGGATATTCTGATTCACCTGCCCGCCGGAGTTGATCCGGAACAGACCAAAAAGGCGCTGTTCGCTTTCTCCGCGTGTGAGGTCAGCGTCTCTCCCAATGCGTGCGTCATTGTGGAAGACAAGCCCCGGTTCATGCGCATCAGCGATATCCTGCGCTACAACACGGATGCTACCAAGGAAACACTGCGGCAGGAACAGGAAATACGCCTTCAGGAACTTAATGCGGCATGGCATCAGGCCAGTCTGGAAAAGATTTTTATTGAAAACCGCATTTACCTGACTATTGAGGACTGTGAGACATGGGAGAAAGTGCTGGATACCATTGACAGGGAACTCCGGCCCTTCGCCAGGAAACTGCGCAGTCCCATTACCAGGGACGACCTGATCCGGCTGACGGAAATCAAAATCAAGCGCATCTCCAAATTCGACGCCTTCAAGGCCGACCAGCACATTCAGCAGCTGGAGGCCGACATCGACCAGACGCAGAAAAACCTTAACCAGCTTACCAGATTCACTATCCGCTGGTTTGAATCCCTCCGCAAAAAATACGGAGCGGCCTATCCCCGGAAGACGGAAATCTCCTCCTTCGGCTCCGTGAACCGGGCCCAGGTAGCCGTGGCCAATGAAACATTGTATATTGACGAAGAAGGTTTTGCCGGTTTCGGCGTCAAGAAGGGAAATCCCGTGTGCAAGTGCTCCACGCTGGACGACGTCCTGATTGTAGACAATGCAGGCGTCCTGAAAATCGTGCGCATTCAGGACAAATTCTTCGCCGGAAAGAACCCCCTCTATATTTCCATCATCAAAAAGGGTGACGACCCTGTCTTCAACCTGATTTACCGGGATGGAAAAGACGGCCCCGTTTATGCCAAGCGCTTCCGGATAGGCGGGTTCACCAGAGACAAGGAATATCCCCTGACACGCGGAACGAAGGGAACGCGCATCTTCCACTTTTCCGTGCATGAAACGGAGCAGGACAGTGAACAAATCAGTGTGAACGTTTATCTGAAAGCCGTCTTGAAACTCCGCAACCTGATCAGACCTTTCCATTTTGCGGACATGCGGATCAAGAACCGCGGCGCCCAGGGCAACATCATCACCAAGCATCCGGTGGAACGCGTTTCCCGCATCATGCCTGCGGCAAAAGCCGGCAACGAAACCGCGGAAGAGGAACCATCCGCACCTGCCGGCGTGCCGGAGCCTGCGGAAAACGTATCTGCTCCGGTAGAAAAGCCCCGGCCTCAGGATCAGGCTCGCCCTGCCCCGGATTCATCCGCGGAACCGCCCCTGGAGCAGGGCTCCCTGTTTGACGCCTGA